The Spirosoma foliorum genome has a window encoding:
- a CDS encoding TonB-dependent receptor domain-containing protein produces the protein MSGLRTRQHRLKISGLFLFSFFSTTTFAQYQLLGTVQARHDGTAIQGVTIYLNNGKRQALTDSLGRFVFANLSKGQYVLHTSAPDFKATKQTFTLAEHDLSVRIQLTSRQETLAEVTVTDKQSDFGFTRMRGVESMGIYEGKKSEVIIPDQLVANLSTNNARQIYARVAGLNIWENEGAGLQLSIGGRGLDPNRSSNFNVRQNGYDISADALGYPESYYTPPTEAVGRIQIVRGAASLQYGTQFGGLLNFVMKKPVADRKFELTARQTIGSFGFYNAFTSASGTVGKLSYYTFFQYKKGDSWRPNSHFTNYTAFADIDYHVSEKTTLGVDITQMSYLAQQPGGLTDDMFRENPRQSNRERNWFKVNWTMPALHFDHKFNTNNEFNLRVFGLYAYRYSLGFRPNRVASIDDNSERDLIKGDFQNWGTEARYLKRYTLSKQQAVLLVGGRYYHGFNHSVQGLGSTDKDADFNFISDANAISYDYRFPNRNVSAFAENIFYIGEKVSITPGIRFEYIKTTADGFYGTITRDLAGNIINSVSTTEYRTNGRQFVLGGIGISYKPVPQLDIYGNLSQNYRSITFTDMRIANPSSVIDPNMQDEKGYSLDLGIRSTQTTLYNFDISAFYLNYNNRIGEVQFYDANDRVLRRRGNIGQAVIMGIESYAEGDFLRLANPANPNVSGVIFANVALIHSTYKASEISGVVGNQVEFVPNLNLKSGIRLGYKNLKGSFQYTHLSNQFSDATNATEGGVSAVLGLIPAYTILDASLSYQFTRFRLEGSLNNLANATYFTRRATGYPGPGILPSDGRSVYVTIQIKL, from the coding sequence ATGTCGGGTTTAAGAACCCGACAACACAGATTGAAGATTTCGGGCTTGTTTCTTTTTAGCTTTTTTTCTACCACAACCTTTGCCCAATATCAGCTCTTAGGAACGGTGCAGGCCCGGCATGATGGTACTGCTATACAAGGCGTTACCATTTATCTGAACAACGGAAAGCGTCAAGCGTTGACCGATAGTTTGGGGAGGTTCGTGTTCGCCAATTTGTCCAAAGGTCAATATGTATTGCACACCAGCGCCCCCGATTTCAAAGCCACGAAACAGACGTTTACGCTGGCTGAACACGATTTATCCGTGCGCATTCAACTGACGAGTCGGCAGGAAACATTAGCCGAAGTGACCGTTACCGACAAGCAGTCCGATTTCGGTTTTACCCGCATGAGGGGCGTGGAAAGCATGGGTATTTATGAAGGAAAAAAGTCGGAAGTGATTATTCCCGACCAACTGGTGGCTAACCTCTCGACCAACAACGCCCGTCAGATTTACGCTCGTGTGGCTGGACTCAATATCTGGGAAAACGAGGGGGCAGGTCTACAGCTCAGCATTGGTGGACGCGGCCTCGACCCCAATCGAAGCTCCAATTTCAACGTGCGCCAGAACGGTTACGACATCAGCGCCGATGCCCTGGGTTACCCCGAAAGTTATTACACCCCTCCTACCGAAGCCGTGGGCCGTATTCAGATTGTGCGAGGGGCGGCTTCGCTCCAGTACGGGACTCAGTTTGGTGGGTTACTTAATTTCGTCATGAAGAAGCCTGTCGCCGACCGAAAGTTTGAACTGACAGCCCGGCAAACAATTGGCTCTTTTGGGTTTTACAATGCGTTCACTAGTGCCAGCGGCACCGTGGGCAAGCTGAGTTATTACACCTTCTTCCAGTATAAAAAAGGCGACAGCTGGCGACCCAATTCGCATTTTACCAACTACACGGCCTTTGCCGATATCGATTACCATGTTTCGGAGAAGACCACACTGGGCGTCGATATTACGCAAATGAGCTATCTGGCACAGCAGCCCGGTGGCCTTACCGATGATATGTTCCGCGAAAATCCCCGACAAAGTAATCGGGAGCGTAACTGGTTCAAGGTCAACTGGACCATGCCCGCGCTCCATTTCGATCATAAGTTCAATACCAACAATGAGTTTAACTTACGGGTGTTTGGCTTGTATGCGTATCGGTATTCGCTTGGCTTTCGACCCAATCGGGTGGCCAGTATCGACGATAACAGTGAGCGGGATTTGATTAAGGGGGATTTCCAGAACTGGGGCACCGAAGCCCGGTATTTAAAACGCTATACGCTGAGCAAGCAACAGGCAGTTTTGTTAGTTGGTGGACGCTACTACCACGGCTTTAATCATAGCGTGCAGGGGTTGGGCAGCACTGATAAAGACGCCGATTTCAACTTCATCTCCGACGCCAACGCCATTTCATACGATTACCGATTTCCGAACCGCAACGTCTCAGCCTTCGCCGAAAATATCTTCTACATCGGCGAGAAAGTGTCCATTACACCCGGTATCCGCTTCGAGTATATCAAAACGACTGCCGATGGTTTTTACGGCACCATCACCCGCGACTTGGCAGGGAACATCATCAATTCGGTCAGCACAACAGAATACCGAACCAACGGGCGTCAGTTTGTGCTGGGCGGTATTGGCATCAGCTATAAGCCAGTTCCCCAACTAGATATCTACGGAAACCTGTCGCAGAACTATCGGTCTATCACGTTCACCGACATGCGTATTGCTAACCCATCGTCGGTAATTGACCCCAATATGCAGGATGAAAAAGGGTATTCGCTTGATCTGGGCATTCGCAGCACGCAGACCACGCTTTACAATTTCGATATCAGCGCGTTTTACCTGAACTACAATAACCGCATTGGCGAGGTGCAGTTTTACGATGCCAACGACCGGGTTCTCCGCCGTAGGGGTAATATTGGGCAAGCCGTGATTATGGGGATTGAATCCTACGCTGAAGGTGATTTCTTACGACTAGCGAATCCAGCAAACCCGAACGTCAGTGGAGTAATTTTTGCGAATGTCGCCCTGATTCATTCTACCTACAAAGCCAGCGAAATTTCTGGTGTAGTGGGTAATCAGGTGGAGTTCGTTCCTAACCTGAACTTGAAAAGTGGGATACGGCTGGGTTATAAAAACCTGAAAGGCTCGTTTCAGTATACGCACCTGTCCAACCAGTTTTCGGATGCGACCAACGCGACGGAAGGCGGTGTTTCGGCAGTTCTTGGACTGATTCCAGCCTATACAATTCTGGACGCCAGCTTGTCGTATCAATTCACTCGCTTTCGGCTGGAAGGCAGTCTGAACAATTTGGCCAATGCCACTTACTTTACCCGACGAGCAACGGGTTATCCCGGACCAGGCATTTTGCCATCCGACGGCCGAAGCGTTTACGTGACGATTCAGATAAAGTTGTAA
- a CDS encoding HTTM domain-containing protein produces the protein MRDYFQKTTSAAPLAVFRILFGLMLFGSIVRFWSNGWIADLYVTPHYFFSFYGFEFVKPLGDYTYLLFLICGLSALLVAIGLFYRVAISSLFLSFTYIELIDKSTYLNHYYFTSMVCLLLIFLPAHAYFSVDAYRRRSLLADQIPAWCLDSLKLFVALLYVFAGLAKLNSDWLVHAQPLRIWLPAHNDLPIIGSLFNYPWVPYAFSGFGCVYDLSIPFLLWNSSTRLWAYAAVVIFHGLTALLFPIGMFPYIMMVTALIFFSANFHQILIRQLGAWLAIPYSFLRPQRVYRFQPIMSKLVLGLLAIFFVVQIVFPFRYLLYPGELFWTEQGYRFSWRVMLMEKTGYAQFTVKDNSGHRTIVNNSNFLTPLQEKMMATQPDMLLQYAHILRDYYTQHGFRNPEVYVDSYVALNGRLGKPLVEPTTNLANKQDSFTNKEWITPFHDTIYGF, from the coding sequence ATGCGTGATTACTTTCAAAAAACCACTTCGGCAGCACCTTTGGCTGTTTTCAGAATCCTATTCGGATTGATGCTCTTCGGGAGCATTGTTCGTTTCTGGAGCAATGGATGGATTGCCGATTTATACGTTACACCTCATTACTTTTTTTCGTTCTACGGCTTCGAATTTGTGAAGCCGCTGGGCGACTATACGTATCTGCTTTTTCTGATTTGTGGCCTCTCGGCACTTCTGGTAGCTATCGGCTTATTTTACCGGGTGGCCATCAGTAGCCTGTTTCTGAGCTTCACCTACATCGAGCTGATCGACAAAAGCACCTATCTAAACCATTACTATTTCACAAGTATGGTTTGTTTGCTGCTGATCTTTTTGCCCGCACACGCCTACTTTTCAGTCGATGCTTATCGGCGTCGTAGCTTGCTGGCAGACCAGATTCCAGCCTGGTGTCTCGATTCACTGAAACTGTTCGTGGCGCTACTGTATGTATTTGCGGGATTAGCCAAACTCAACAGCGATTGGCTGGTACATGCGCAACCCTTACGAATTTGGTTACCTGCGCATAATGACCTGCCTATAATTGGCTCCTTGTTCAATTATCCCTGGGTTCCTTACGCGTTCAGTGGGTTTGGTTGTGTATATGACCTGTCGATTCCGTTCCTGCTATGGAACTCCTCAACCCGACTCTGGGCTTATGCCGCCGTTGTGATTTTTCATGGGCTTACGGCACTCCTGTTTCCTATTGGGATGTTCCCTTACATCATGATGGTGACCGCTTTGATCTTTTTCTCAGCCAACTTTCACCAGATACTTATCCGACAACTTGGTGCCTGGTTAGCGATCCCTTATAGCTTTCTACGTCCCCAGCGTGTGTATCGGTTTCAGCCCATTATGAGCAAACTTGTATTGGGTTTACTGGCCATTTTCTTTGTTGTTCAGATCGTGTTTCCATTCCGGTATCTACTTTATCCGGGCGAGTTATTCTGGACAGAACAGGGCTACCGATTCTCGTGGCGGGTGATGCTGATGGAAAAAACGGGCTATGCGCAGTTTACCGTTAAAGACAATTCAGGACACCGAACCATTGTCAACAATTCGAACTTCCTGACGCCTTTGCAGGAAAAAATGATGGCTACCCAACCCGATATGTTGTTGCAATACGCGCATATTCTCCGGGATTATTATACCCAACACGGATTCCGAAACCCGGAAGTCTACGTGGATTCCTACGTAGCACTGAACGGTCGTTTGGGGAAACCATTGGTTGAGCCAACCACCAATCTCGCCAACAAACAAGACTCATTTACCAACAAAGAGTGGATCACTCCTTTCCATGATACGATTTACGGTTTTTAG
- a CDS encoding imelysin family protein: MNQFRWKQIGFMCAFIATLWACGGGGSDNPTPTPPTPTDQASSDRKAMLTNIADNIIVPAYANFKTKFEAMVAKSDAFAAKPDKTTLADFRQAWVDAYTEWQKVELFDVGPAEQYTLRNFFNIYPTSVTGIEDYVAAGSGSFDVPASYPKQGFPALDYLINGIGTTDDAIVAHYATATDAAKRIAYLKRLTTQMNTQFTTVYTAWTTGGYRDTFINSTALTASGSTGKLVNGFVLNYERYIRSGKFGIPSGAMANGTVAPDKVEAYYKKDLSLTLAKTAHQASIDFFNGKNVKTGVEGPSLKTYLNGIGAKDSQTGKSLVDIINAQFESSNQKLAALKANLADEVKSNNTAMVAVYTEMQKAVRMLKVDMTSAMSITITYTDNDGD, from the coding sequence ATGAACCAATTCAGGTGGAAACAGATCGGCTTTATGTGCGCCTTTATCGCGACATTATGGGCTTGTGGAGGTGGTGGGTCCGACAATCCAACACCCACACCGCCTACCCCTACCGATCAGGCTAGCAGCGACCGAAAGGCTATGCTAACCAACATTGCCGACAATATCATTGTACCGGCCTATGCTAATTTCAAGACGAAGTTTGAGGCTATGGTCGCCAAATCGGATGCGTTTGCGGCTAAGCCCGATAAAACTACACTGGCCGATTTTCGGCAGGCCTGGGTCGATGCGTACACCGAATGGCAAAAAGTTGAGCTGTTTGATGTTGGTCCAGCCGAGCAATATACCCTCCGTAATTTTTTCAATATTTATCCAACAAGCGTCACTGGAATTGAGGACTATGTGGCGGCTGGTTCAGGTTCATTCGATGTGCCCGCTTCGTATCCCAAGCAGGGATTTCCAGCGCTGGATTACCTAATCAACGGCATCGGTACGACCGACGACGCGATTGTAGCCCACTACGCAACAGCGACTGATGCTGCCAAGCGAATTGCCTATCTGAAGCGCCTGACGACCCAGATGAATACGCAGTTTACAACCGTATACACAGCCTGGACTACGGGCGGCTACCGGGATACGTTCATCAATAGCACCGCCCTGACTGCCAGCGGTTCAACTGGGAAACTGGTGAATGGTTTTGTTTTAAATTATGAACGATACATCCGGTCGGGCAAATTCGGGATTCCATCAGGCGCGATGGCCAATGGCACGGTGGCTCCCGATAAGGTAGAAGCCTACTATAAAAAAGACCTGTCGCTAACCTTGGCGAAGACAGCCCATCAGGCATCTATCGACTTTTTTAACGGTAAAAATGTAAAAACGGGTGTCGAAGGACCAAGCTTGAAAACGTACCTGAACGGTATTGGTGCTAAAGACAGTCAGACCGGCAAATCTTTGGTCGATATTATCAATGCCCAGTTTGAGTCGTCCAATCAAAAACTCGCTGCGCTGAAAGCCAATCTGGCCGATGAGGTTAAGAGCAACAATACGGCTATGGTGGCGGTCTACACCGAAATGCAGAAAGCCGTTCGGATGTTAAAAGTGGACATGACTTCGGCCATGAGCATCACGATCACCTACACCGACAACGACGGGGATTAG
- a CDS encoding DUF4856 domain-containing protein, producing MIKLNLRARFVLVLAFAVSLSACKDEENPTTVRPQLRKTVDYAKLTDTTTYANFFVDDAGVKTVDLTTGANRLLMFRAINTYNGTAVSTGATLDATVLKNMFSNTSNPFSGTANAALNSSGVQLRNVTASSLSATDAEKERTTIEAGFPKIATASKSVTATASEGKAGKLGTYLVDEQGIEWAQIIQKGLIGAFQVDYIGNVLLSDKNLALDNTTLVTGKKYTALEQNWDEIYGIITANPVYGGKATTTSSGESFIGSYLWEYNQEDFAKVHKALLTGRAAIVNNDLTTLKTQAAFIHKAMEKAIAGAALGYLNKWKTGTTDAARAHAMGEGLGFIYSLRYATIAKADAAFSDAILAGLIGAPNGFWGLTNAKIDAASTAIKTKFGIQ from the coding sequence ATGATAAAGCTAAACTTACGCGCTCGATTTGTATTGGTACTAGCATTTGCAGTCAGTCTGTCTGCCTGTAAAGACGAAGAGAATCCAACTACGGTTCGTCCACAACTCCGAAAAACTGTTGACTACGCAAAGCTAACCGATACGACCACCTACGCTAACTTTTTCGTTGATGATGCTGGCGTTAAAACCGTTGATCTGACTACTGGCGCTAACCGCCTGTTGATGTTCCGGGCGATCAATACTTACAATGGCACAGCCGTTAGTACAGGCGCTACGCTGGATGCTACGGTATTGAAAAATATGTTTTCGAACACCAGCAATCCATTTTCGGGTACAGCCAACGCAGCTTTGAATAGCTCAGGCGTTCAGTTGCGTAACGTAACGGCCTCTTCTCTTTCGGCTACCGACGCCGAAAAAGAGCGAACAACGATTGAAGCTGGTTTCCCTAAAATCGCTACGGCCAGCAAGTCTGTAACCGCTACGGCATCCGAAGGCAAAGCGGGTAAACTAGGCACTTATCTGGTTGATGAGCAAGGCATTGAATGGGCACAGATCATCCAGAAAGGCTTGATTGGTGCGTTCCAGGTCGATTACATTGGCAACGTTCTGCTCAGCGACAAGAATCTTGCGTTGGACAACACTACACTGGTTACAGGGAAGAAGTACACCGCTCTGGAACAAAACTGGGATGAAATCTACGGAATCATCACGGCCAATCCAGTTTATGGTGGCAAAGCCACTACTACCTCGTCTGGCGAAAGCTTCATCGGCTCTTACCTATGGGAATACAATCAGGAAGATTTTGCCAAGGTTCACAAGGCGCTGTTAACAGGACGGGCTGCTATCGTTAATAACGACTTGACCACCCTGAAAACACAAGCGGCCTTTATTCATAAGGCGATGGAAAAAGCCATTGCTGGTGCTGCTCTGGGCTACCTTAACAAATGGAAAACCGGTACAACCGATGCAGCTCGTGCACACGCTATGGGCGAAGGACTGGGCTTTATTTATAGCCTGCGTTACGCAACCATCGCCAAAGCGGATGCTGCTTTTTCAGACGCTATCCTAGCCGGTCTGATTGGCGCTCCCAATGGTTTCTGGGGTTTGACAAATGCCAAAATTGATGCGGCTTCAACGGCCATCAAAACGAAATTCGGTATTCAGTAA
- a CDS encoding response regulator encodes MTIHSLTGSRLPTAPSVWIVDDDEDDQLFIRSAFKETHEPIHVRTLTDGDELLPQLTNCDELPSLILLDINMNRQDGFETLNQLRNAPSFAHLPVVMLTTSSDKSDWQRSLALGANQCLTKPASYKQLVHLVKGLAEDWALA; translated from the coding sequence ATGACCATACATTCCTTAACCGGCTCCAGGCTACCCACTGCCCCTTCCGTTTGGATCGTTGATGACGATGAAGACGATCAGTTGTTTATTCGCTCCGCTTTTAAGGAAACGCATGAGCCTATTCATGTTCGTACGCTGACCGATGGTGATGAGTTACTGCCGCAGCTAACGAACTGCGACGAGTTGCCCTCATTGATTCTGTTAGATATCAATATGAATCGTCAGGATGGCTTCGAGACGCTCAATCAACTTCGGAACGCCCCCAGTTTTGCTCACTTACCCGTTGTGATGCTGACTACATCGTCAGACAAATCTGATTGGCAGCGGAGTTTAGCTTTAGGTGCCAATCAATGCCTCACGAAACCTGCCAGCTATAAACAGTTGGTTCATTTGGTGAAAGGACTGGCCGAAGATTGGGCCCTGGCGTAG
- a CDS encoding alpha/beta hydrolase: MSSSLRLELSTPISDDRPVFVSGNVCDWLPDLAQFQLQPVGPDQFVYEFPKGMELPKTLEYKYTRGGWDHVELSASGESVGNRTVARSVNSKREHVPHWRWFGIPFNPAFLPKIDLLGDTFNAPKLLQTRRVHILLPHDYDQTEKRYPVLYLHDGQNLFGGGVGYGSWEIDQKMALLAARHHHEVILISIDHAHDERIREFTFHRTRAGTGRGQYYLDFIRKTLKPLVDQRFRTLPDAAHTGIGGSSLGGLISIYAGLMHPEVFGRLMVFSPSLWISPKIYFDAIRFKASVPMKIYAYGGEKESQYMVPNIQRFNEALARQEYGGNPIDIHLSVDPTGTHQEAHWSREFPKAVEWLFY, from the coding sequence ATGTCTTCATCACTACGTTTAGAACTCAGTACGCCCATTAGCGACGATCGCCCGGTGTTTGTATCGGGTAATGTTTGCGACTGGCTTCCCGATTTGGCGCAATTTCAGTTGCAGCCTGTTGGGCCGGATCAGTTTGTGTACGAGTTCCCCAAAGGGATGGAACTGCCCAAAACGCTGGAGTATAAATATACCCGTGGTGGCTGGGATCATGTCGAGCTGAGTGCATCGGGTGAGTCGGTTGGAAATCGAACAGTAGCGCGTTCTGTCAACTCGAAACGAGAGCACGTACCTCACTGGCGATGGTTCGGTATTCCTTTCAATCCGGCCTTTTTACCTAAAATTGATCTTCTCGGCGATACCTTCAACGCGCCCAAACTCCTCCAGACACGTCGGGTTCATATCCTGTTGCCGCACGATTATGATCAGACTGAAAAGCGATATCCCGTCTTGTATCTGCATGATGGCCAGAATTTATTTGGTGGCGGAGTGGGCTACGGGAGTTGGGAAATCGACCAGAAAATGGCACTTCTGGCAGCCAGACACCATCACGAAGTTATTCTGATTTCCATCGATCATGCGCATGACGAACGTATTCGGGAGTTTACGTTTCACCGTACACGGGCTGGTACAGGCCGGGGCCAATACTATCTGGACTTTATTCGAAAAACCTTAAAACCGCTGGTTGATCAACGGTTTCGAACCTTACCCGATGCGGCTCATACAGGTATTGGTGGGAGTTCGTTAGGCGGTCTGATTAGCATTTATGCGGGTCTGATGCACCCTGAAGTATTTGGACGATTGATGGTCTTTTCGCCCTCACTCTGGATTTCGCCTAAAATCTATTTCGATGCCATTCGTTTCAAGGCGTCCGTGCCGATGAAAATTTATGCCTATGGCGGAGAAAAGGAGTCGCAGTATATGGTGCCGAATATTCAGCGATTCAACGAAGCACTGGCCCGCCAGGAATATGGCGGCAACCCTATCGATATTCACTTATCTGTCGATCCAACAGGGACGCATCAGGAAGCCCACTGGAGTCGTGAATTCCCAAAAGCGGTAGAGTGGTTGTTTTACTGA
- a CDS encoding leucyl aminopeptidase family protein, translating to MNITLSTQASGAGDLIIPIDQTADLSNQLASVAEKLALPVSVLQRDFKADAKEVLVLYRADGSKTYLLGLGTDPQEIDWLRAFRKLFFEQRTKLSEQIGIDLTAFSAGVVEATVLGVRWGGYDLKLYQTDKSAAPVFFSDAGQLTLYINVDQQELAQEALTRAEAIAQTQRQILDLMNAPANYKIPQTLADWAVSSGSQYDYSVTVLDKAELQKQKLGALLSVSQGSDVPPVLIVTEYKPEGITNPLTVGLVGKGVTFDTGGVSIKTSSNMHLMKSDMGGAAAVLGTVEVVAKLKLPIHVVGIVPSTENSTDGRSTKPGDVITAYNGKTIEVIDTDAEGRVILADGLGYMVRNYQPDILIDLATLTGNVIAALGYHAAGLFTQNDELASKLIGASNQTGERLWRLPLWDVYREDIKSDVADLKNFSGKPIAGSISAAKFLEVFSENHPAWAHLDIAGMAFADTEFGSQKNATGFGIRLLIAYLRALIAETY from the coding sequence ATGAATATTACCTTAAGTACCCAGGCTTCCGGCGCTGGCGATCTGATTATTCCGATTGACCAAACGGCTGACCTTTCGAATCAACTGGCCAGTGTCGCCGAGAAACTGGCGCTACCAGTTTCTGTACTCCAACGCGATTTTAAGGCCGATGCCAAAGAGGTACTGGTTTTATACAGAGCCGATGGAAGTAAAACATACCTGCTTGGTCTGGGGACTGATCCACAGGAAATCGACTGGCTTCGTGCGTTTCGGAAGTTGTTTTTCGAGCAGAGAACGAAACTGTCGGAACAGATTGGCATTGATTTAACAGCCTTTAGTGCCGGGGTGGTCGAGGCCACTGTTCTGGGTGTCCGCTGGGGCGGGTACGATCTGAAACTCTATCAGACAGATAAATCGGCGGCTCCTGTTTTCTTTTCCGATGCAGGGCAACTGACACTTTATATCAATGTAGATCAGCAGGAACTAGCGCAGGAAGCTCTGACCCGCGCCGAAGCCATTGCGCAAACCCAGCGGCAGATTCTGGACTTGATGAATGCGCCCGCTAATTATAAAATTCCGCAGACATTAGCCGATTGGGCCGTTTCGTCAGGTAGTCAGTATGACTATTCTGTGACAGTTCTCGATAAGGCCGAGCTGCAAAAACAGAAGCTAGGTGCTTTGTTAAGTGTTAGTCAGGGGAGCGATGTACCCCCCGTGCTGATCGTGACCGAATATAAACCCGAAGGCATTACTAATCCTTTAACGGTAGGGTTAGTAGGCAAAGGTGTTACGTTCGATACGGGAGGTGTATCGATCAAAACGTCGTCGAATATGCACCTGATGAAGAGCGATATGGGCGGTGCTGCGGCTGTTTTGGGAACGGTAGAGGTGGTGGCCAAACTGAAACTGCCGATTCACGTAGTTGGTATTGTGCCATCAACCGAAAACTCAACTGATGGCCGCTCGACCAAACCGGGTGACGTGATTACGGCATATAACGGAAAAACCATCGAAGTCATCGATACAGACGCCGAAGGACGCGTGATTCTGGCCGATGGTCTTGGTTATATGGTTCGCAATTACCAGCCCGATATCCTGATTGATCTGGCTACGCTTACGGGCAATGTTATTGCGGCCTTAGGCTACCACGCAGCTGGCTTATTTACCCAAAATGATGAACTGGCCAGCAAACTTATTGGTGCCTCGAATCAAACAGGCGAGCGGTTGTGGCGGTTACCACTCTGGGATGTATATCGGGAAGACATCAAATCGGATGTAGCCGATCTGAAAAACTTCAGCGGTAAACCCATTGCCGGATCGATCAGCGCGGCTAAATTTCTGGAGGTGTTTTCGGAAAATCATCCAGCCTGGGCGCACCTGGATATTGCCGGAATGGCGTTCGCTGATACAGAATTTGGTTCGCAGAAAAACGCAACAGGATTTGGTATTCGCTTGTTAATCGCCTATTTACGAGCATTAATTGCAGAGACTTACTAA